From one Cyanobacterium stanieri PCC 7202 genomic stretch:
- a CDS encoding Polynucleotide adenylyltransferase region (PFAM: DHH family; CBS domain; Poly A polymerase head domain~COGs: COG0617 tRNA nucleotidyltransferase/poly(A) polymerase~InterPro IPR001667:IPR000644:IPR002646~KEGG: cyc:PCC7424_2388 polynucleotide adenylyltransferase region~PFAM: Polynucleotide adenylyltransferase region; CBS domain containing protein; phosphoesterase RecJ domain protein~SMART: CBS domain containing protein~SPTR: Polynucleotide adenylyltransferase region;~manually curated) translates to MDLILCHQTADFDTLGAAVGLSKIHPRAKIVLTGGEHPSVKSFLAFHRDELAIVDRRTIHPQDIRRIFIVDTQRGDRIGKAVEWLWLPNVESVTIYDHHPENEHSLTATFKYIEKVGSSSTIICELLQKENISLNVIEATVMALGIHVDTGSFTFEQTCQRDVQALAWLMGFGVNLSMVSEYAEPSLSPELQDLLPDILNQVAVEYVNESAIAFILLETPNFIPGLSSFVSRIQDLIEVDVLIFGHSYQQNKGKQGKLAVIGRSALESVNLAQIFATYGGGGHHSAASFSTRCDDPQEILDHLKQEIKQQIPAPLTALDLMSSPVRTIRPQTTIEKAQRILLRYGHSGLFVVDKEGVLVGVISRRDIDIALHHGFAHAPVKGYMSKNLHTINPDTSLSTIESMMVNNDIGRLPVLDDGDLVGIVTRTDILRQLHQTRISKQQIPPTSPVISCLLPSFQERLHPPIWQLLQKAAQYAEEKGWHLYLVGGGVRDLLLTGDDDTLKLEDIDLVVDGFHRNTTTEAGVALAQALQTNYPQARLSIHGDFQTAALLWHKDEELGSLWVDIATARTEFYPYPAANPEVEASSIRQDLYRRDFSINALAVRLTNPHVGELLDFFGGVRDVRSHLIRVLHPNSFIEDPTRIFRGVRFAVRLNFDIEPQTLEYIEYAIHSGIFEKVSLEKASIPALTTRLKAELSYILQADYWKKALKLLQQLGALACIHPQCKITPQIWWQIRYLDCWLRYYNLEQENQKTPSWLLRLEIILTSLELQPRIKVAQNLQLPKDSIERLTQLENNQEKIEKYFDNNQKLSQKVDFFAHYKPLDLILIAVKSPKKIRFNIWRYLSNWSKINSPIDGNDLRQLGYKPSPQYQTILKTIKGLFLDGKINNKSEALEFLKKQYPL, encoded by the coding sequence ATGGATTTAATTTTGTGTCATCAAACGGCGGATTTTGATACTTTGGGCGCGGCGGTGGGTTTGAGTAAGATTCACCCTCGGGCGAAAATTGTCTTGACGGGGGGAGAGCATCCTTCGGTAAAGAGTTTTTTGGCTTTTCACCGTGATGAGTTGGCGATTGTGGATCGACGTACTATTCATCCCCAAGATATTCGCCGTATTTTTATTGTGGATACTCAAAGGGGCGATCGCATCGGGAAAGCGGTAGAATGGTTATGGTTGCCCAATGTAGAGTCCGTCACTATTTATGATCATCATCCTGAAAATGAACATAGTTTGACGGCTACTTTTAAGTATATCGAAAAAGTGGGTTCTAGTAGCACAATTATTTGTGAACTGTTACAAAAGGAAAATATTTCTCTCAATGTCATTGAGGCGACGGTGATGGCGTTGGGCATCCATGTGGATACGGGTTCTTTTACTTTTGAACAAACTTGTCAAAGGGATGTACAGGCTTTGGCTTGGTTAATGGGTTTTGGGGTGAATTTATCCATGGTGAGTGAATATGCCGAACCTAGTTTATCCCCTGAGTTACAGGATTTGTTACCCGATATTTTAAATCAGGTGGCGGTGGAATATGTCAACGAAAGTGCGATCGCCTTTATCCTTTTAGAAACCCCTAACTTTATTCCCGGTTTATCTAGTTTTGTGAGCAGAATCCAAGATTTAATCGAAGTGGATGTCTTAATTTTTGGTCATTCCTATCAGCAAAACAAAGGAAAACAAGGTAAATTAGCTGTTATTGGCAGGTCCGCCCTCGAATCTGTCAACCTCGCTCAAATATTCGCTACCTATGGAGGAGGAGGACACCACAGCGCCGCATCCTTTTCTACCCGTTGTGATGATCCCCAAGAAATCTTAGACCACCTCAAACAAGAAATCAAACAACAAATTCCCGCCCCTCTTACCGCCCTTGACTTAATGTCGTCTCCAGTGCGTACCATTCGCCCCCAAACCACCATCGAAAAAGCTCAACGTATCCTATTACGTTACGGTCATTCAGGCTTGTTTGTGGTGGATAAAGAGGGGGTATTGGTGGGGGTAATATCTCGCCGTGACATTGACATCGCCCTTCACCATGGTTTTGCCCATGCCCCTGTCAAGGGATATATGAGTAAAAACCTGCATACTATCAACCCCGACACCAGTTTATCCACCATAGAATCGATGATGGTAAATAACGACATTGGGCGCCTACCTGTACTGGATGATGGCGACTTGGTGGGTATTGTCACCCGCACCGACATTTTACGACAACTACACCAAACCCGCATCAGTAAACAACAAATTCCTCCCACCTCCCCCGTGATTTCTTGCTTACTTCCTTCTTTTCAAGAAAGACTACATCCACCAATATGGCAGTTGTTACAAAAAGCCGCCCAGTATGCCGAGGAAAAAGGATGGCATCTCTATCTGGTAGGAGGGGGAGTGAGGGATTTACTACTCACAGGGGATGATGACACCCTCAAATTAGAAGACATTGATTTAGTGGTGGATGGTTTTCATCGTAACACCACCACCGAGGCAGGGGTTGCCCTTGCCCAAGCCTTACAAACAAACTATCCCCAAGCCCGTTTGAGCATCCATGGAGACTTCCAAACCGCCGCCCTACTCTGGCATAAGGACGAGGAATTGGGTTCATTGTGGGTTGATATTGCAACCGCCAGAACTGAATTTTATCCCTATCCTGCCGCTAATCCCGAAGTGGAAGCTAGTTCCATCCGTCAAGATTTATATCGCCGAGATTTTTCTATCAATGCCCTGGCGGTACGTTTGACTAATCCCCACGTGGGAGAATTACTAGACTTTTTTGGGGGAGTGCGTGATGTGCGATCGCACCTTATCCGTGTACTACATCCCAATAGCTTTATCGAAGATCCTACCAGAATATTTCGAGGAGTGCGCTTTGCGGTGCGACTCAACTTTGACATCGAACCCCAAACCCTTGAATATATCGAATATGCTATCCATAGCGGTATTTTTGAAAAAGTATCCCTCGAAAAAGCCTCCATTCCTGCCCTCACCACTCGCCTTAAAGCCGAATTGAGTTACATTCTTCAGGCCGACTACTGGAAAAAAGCCCTCAAACTGTTACAACAATTAGGGGCGCTCGCTTGTATCCATCCTCAATGTAAAATTACTCCTCAGATATGGTGGCAAATCCGTTATTTAGACTGTTGGTTAAGATATTACAATTTGGAACAAGAAAACCAAAAAACTCCCTCTTGGTTACTGCGTTTAGAAATTATTTTAACCAGTTTAGAGTTACAACCAAGAATAAAAGTAGCTCAAAATTTACAACTTCCTAAAGATAGTATCGAAAGATTAACTCAGTTAGAAAATAACCAAGAAAAAATAGAAAAATACTTTGATAATAATCAAAAATTAAGTCAAAAAGTAGATTTTTTTGCCCATTATAAACCCCTTGATTTAATTTTAATTGCCGTCAAAAGTCCCAAAAAAATTAGATTTAATATATGGCGTTACTTATCAAATTGGAGTAAAATTAATTCTCCTATTGATGGCAACGATTTAAGACAGTTAGGCTATAAACCTAGTCCTCAATATCAAACTATTTTAAAAACTATTAAAGGGTTATTTTTAGATGGTAAAATTAATAATAAATCAGAAGCCCTCGAGTTCCTCAAAAAACAATATCCCTTATAA
- a CDS encoding hypothetical protein (InterPro IPR022272~KEGG: ana:all2511 hypothetical protein~SPTR: All2511 protein) produces the protein MEYLEILASATQGGNKKPPSELLHQALLNAEKENRQQKIKYNFAQLWGDWRLTFITGTKSSQQKMGGLLGKGFYLPPLAKITISYLPENNSSLQGRVINKVSVGLITFIVSGPIKYIEKKNILAFDFNHLSMAILGTQVYQQDIRNGVKSEPDFYNNNISKQAFFSYFLVTEKFIAARGRGGGLALWKKINK, from the coding sequence ATGGAATATTTAGAAATATTAGCATCAGCAACACAAGGAGGCAACAAAAAACCTCCCTCAGAATTACTACATCAAGCCCTTTTAAATGCCGAAAAAGAAAACCGTCAACAAAAAATAAAATATAACTTTGCACAACTTTGGGGAGATTGGCGTTTAACCTTCATCACAGGTACCAAAAGCAGTCAACAAAAAATGGGAGGATTGTTAGGTAAAGGCTTTTATTTACCTCCCCTCGCAAAAATCACTATCTCTTATCTTCCAGAAAATAACTCTTCTTTACAAGGTAGAGTAATCAATAAAGTAAGTGTCGGTTTAATTACTTTTATCGTCTCAGGCCCCATTAAATATATTGAAAAAAAGAATATTCTTGCCTTTGATTTTAATCATTTATCCATGGCAATTTTAGGTACCCAAGTATATCAGCAAGATATTAGAAATGGAGTCAAAAGTGAACCTGATTTTTATAACAATAATATTAGTAAACAAGCCTTTTTTAGTTACTTTTTAGTCACAGAAAAATTTATCGCCGCCAGGGGGAGAGGAGGAGGTTTAGCTTTATGGAAAAAAATTAATAAATAA
- a CDS encoding protein of unknown function DUF1239 (PFAM: Protein of unknown function (DUF3769)~InterPro IPR010664~KEGG: cyc:PCC7424_5033 OstA family protein~PFAM: protein of unknown function DUF1239~SPTR: OstA family protein): MIPIFTSSLIAFSPANVDFQEELMVVDTISVQEDAIATTEDRVNSLDNNRSEALEYNIDHLSFQNLDSTESSSLSPENQLLVGVEEIITLSPPTQEKEITNCFAEQGCENQIITAQKNDAPEIQIIDNNTVTLITSQRGGGQYQFDFEKNSSSFEVSQDNQEENRTIISDDLANVVEIVADEQEFLDQDNVVNARGNVVIRFANGVLAADQVSVNLNTRVAVAQGDVSLARGEQLLRGDRFEYFFVQNEGTIENARGTIFQPTLDEDVSVGDRSFIFPQQPFSGQIRSSQTIVPVTSSGSLNLLLGSDEDLQALQTRFGIPLTEEDDTITRLRFEADRVEFDGRDWTAFNIRVTNDPFSPPDLEVRASQATLTNISPFRDDLSADNARVVLDQTLSLPLFFSQFTFSSRRRRPFFFSVGFDGEDLGGLFIERDFNLYDENDIVLSITPQFLVQRALFPDSIRDENIPNPEDNGGLTNPSSFGLVVKLDANFSERTELISTTHLTGLDLDNFNDRLRANIRLNHKLGDLANPYLLSGEFTSRERLFNGSLGFQTVERSIGAVITSPNIPLGNSGYGLVYQGSIQNITADTDRIDLLGSGDRTDDQINLTRAQAAGLINGNIFLWRGDPLPPTPNEGLRYTPVPVTPFVAVTNGLTAIGNYYSNGDAQGSLTASVGLQGQFGNFSRRTFDYTGFNVTYSQGLANSNSPFLFDRFTDTRVLSVGLNQQIYGPVRAGFQTFVNLDTDEAISTDYIVEYSRRAYGILLRYNPVLEIGSVNFRISNFNWSGDTTPFDERD; the protein is encoded by the coding sequence ATGATTCCGATTTTTACTAGCTCCCTAATTGCCTTTTCTCCTGCCAATGTTGATTTTCAAGAAGAGTTGATGGTGGTTGACACCATATCTGTGCAAGAGGATGCCATCGCCACTACCGAAGATAGGGTGAATAGTTTAGACAATAATCGATCCGAGGCTTTGGAATACAACATCGATCATTTATCTTTTCAAAATTTAGACTCTACGGAATCATCATCCCTTTCCCCAGAAAATCAATTATTGGTTGGGGTAGAGGAAATTATCACTCTATCTCCCCCCACTCAGGAAAAAGAAATAACAAACTGTTTTGCAGAACAAGGGTGCGAAAATCAGATCATCACGGCACAGAAAAACGATGCTCCAGAAATTCAAATCATTGATAATAATACGGTCACATTAATCACTAGCCAACGGGGCGGAGGACAATATCAGTTTGATTTTGAAAAAAATTCTAGTTCCTTTGAAGTGAGTCAAGATAATCAAGAGGAAAATCGGACTATTATCAGTGATGATTTGGCGAATGTGGTGGAAATTGTTGCCGATGAACAGGAATTTTTAGATCAAGATAATGTGGTAAATGCCCGAGGAAATGTGGTGATTCGTTTTGCCAATGGGGTTTTGGCGGCGGATCAGGTTTCCGTTAATCTTAATACTAGGGTAGCGGTGGCCCAGGGGGATGTTTCCCTTGCAAGGGGTGAACAACTTTTGAGGGGCGATCGCTTCGAGTACTTTTTTGTGCAAAATGAAGGTACCATTGAAAATGCTAGGGGTACTATTTTCCAACCTACCCTCGATGAAGATGTAAGTGTGGGCGATCGCTCTTTTATTTTTCCTCAACAACCCTTTTCTGGACAAATTAGATCCAGCCAAACCATTGTTCCCGTTACCTCTAGCGGTTCTCTCAATTTATTGTTAGGCAGTGATGAAGATTTACAAGCCTTACAGACGAGGTTCGGTATCCCCCTTACCGAAGAAGATGACACCATTACAAGATTACGCTTTGAAGCAGATCGAGTGGAGTTTGATGGTAGGGATTGGACAGCTTTTAATATCCGAGTAACCAATGATCCTTTTTCTCCTCCCGATTTAGAAGTAAGGGCAAGTCAGGCAACCCTAACCAATATTAGCCCCTTTCGGGATGATCTCAGTGCCGATAATGCGAGGGTAGTATTAGATCAAACCCTTTCTTTACCCCTATTTTTCAGTCAATTTACCTTTAGTTCCCGCCGTCGTCGTCCTTTCTTTTTCTCGGTGGGTTTTGACGGGGAAGATTTGGGAGGTTTATTTATCGAGAGGGATTTTAACCTATATGATGAGAATGATATTGTTTTAAGTATTACCCCTCAATTTTTGGTACAAAGAGCTTTATTTCCCGATTCCATTCGAGATGAAAATATACCCAACCCCGAAGATAACGGCGGTTTAACAAATCCTTCTAGTTTTGGCTTGGTGGTCAAATTAGATGCTAATTTTAGTGAACGCACAGAATTGATTTCCACTACTCACCTCACGGGTTTAGATTTAGATAACTTTAATGATCGTCTTCGGGCGAATATTCGTCTCAATCATAAACTAGGGGATTTAGCTAATCCCTATCTTTTGAGTGGAGAGTTTACCAGTAGAGAAAGATTGTTTAATGGTTCTTTGGGCTTCCAAACTGTCGAGCGTAGTATCGGTGCGGTGATTACTTCTCCCAATATTCCTTTGGGTAATAGTGGTTATGGTTTGGTGTATCAGGGTTCGATTCAAAATATTACGGCAGATACTGATAGGATTGATTTACTAGGTAGTGGCGATCGCACCGATGACCAAATCAATCTCACCCGAGCCCAAGCAGCAGGATTGATCAACGGTAATATCTTCCTGTGGAGGGGTGATCCATTGCCACCAACCCCCAACGAAGGGTTAAGATATACCCCCGTACCTGTAACCCCTTTTGTGGCAGTTACCAACGGTCTAACCGCCATTGGGAACTATTATAGTAATGGGGATGCCCAAGGTTCTCTCACCGCCAGTGTCGGATTACAAGGACAATTTGGTAATTTTTCCCGTCGCACCTTTGATTATACGGGCTTCAATGTTACCTATAGCCAAGGTTTAGCTAATAGTAACTCTCCCTTCCTTTTTGACCGTTTTACTGATACTAGGGTGTTATCGGTGGGATTAAATCAACAGATATATGGACCAGTAAGGGCAGGTTTCCAAACCTTCGTTAACCTCGATACCGATGAGGCTATTAGTACCGATTATATCGTTGAATATAGTCGTCGTGCTTATGGCATTTTATTACGATATAACCCCGTTCTTGAAATTGGTTCAGTAAATTTCCGTATTAGTAATTTTAATTGGTCTGGGGATACGACACCTTTTGATGAAAGGGATTGA
- a CDS encoding uroporphyrinogen decarboxylase (PFAM: Uroporphyrinogen decarboxylase (URO-D)~TIGRFAM: uroporphyrinogen decarboxylase; methyltransferase, MtaA/CmuA family~COGs: COG0407 Uroporphyrinogen-III decarboxylase~InterPro IPR000257:IPR006361~KEGG: cyt:cce_2966 uroporphyrinogen decarboxylase~PFAM: Uroporphyrinogen decarboxylase (URO-D)~PRIAM: Uroporphyrinogen decarboxylase~SPTR: Uroporphyrinogen decarboxylase;~TIGRFAM: uroporphyrinogen decarboxylase), whose product MSDLPLLLRVARGENGDRPPVWMMRQAGRYMKVYRDLRDKYPSFRERSENPDLAIEISLQPWRAFQPDGVIMFSDILTPLPGMGIPFDIVESKGPIIDPPIRSLEQIEKLHPLNPEESLPFIKTILKTLRSEVGNKSTVLGFVGSPWTLAAYAIEGKSSKNYAVIKRMAFSEPEMLHKLLGKIADAIAVYVRYQIDCGAQVVQLFDSWAGQLSPQDYETFALPYQQRVVKQVKETHPDTPLILYISGSAGVLERMGQSGVDIVSVDWTVDMAEARARLGKDMKVQGNMDPGTLFGTPEFIQARIHDTVKKAGNQGHIMNLGHGVLVGTPEDNVRVFFETAKSIRY is encoded by the coding sequence ATGAGCGATTTACCTCTTTTATTAAGGGTTGCAAGGGGAGAAAATGGCGATCGCCCTCCCGTATGGATGATGCGTCAAGCGGGACGTTATATGAAAGTATATAGAGATTTAAGAGATAAATATCCCAGTTTTCGGGAACGCTCAGAAAATCCAGACCTAGCCATTGAAATATCCCTACAACCTTGGAGGGCATTTCAACCTGACGGGGTAATTATGTTTTCCGACATCCTCACCCCGTTACCCGGCATGGGCATCCCCTTCGACATCGTCGAAAGCAAAGGGCCCATTATCGATCCCCCCATCCGTAGTTTAGAACAAATTGAAAAACTACATCCCCTCAATCCCGAGGAATCATTACCTTTTATTAAAACTATTTTAAAAACCCTTCGCTCAGAAGTGGGCAACAAATCCACCGTTTTGGGGTTTGTCGGTTCACCTTGGACTCTTGCTGCCTATGCCATCGAAGGAAAAAGCTCTAAAAATTATGCCGTCATCAAACGCATGGCATTTTCCGAGCCTGAAATGTTACACAAACTCCTTGGTAAGATAGCCGATGCGATCGCAGTTTATGTCCGTTATCAAATCGACTGCGGAGCCCAAGTAGTGCAACTATTCGACTCTTGGGCAGGACAACTCAGCCCCCAAGACTACGAAACCTTTGCCCTACCCTATCAACAAAGAGTAGTAAAACAAGTAAAAGAAACCCATCCCGACACCCCCTTAATTCTTTATATCAGTGGTAGTGCTGGTGTACTAGAAAGAATGGGACAATCAGGGGTTGATATTGTCAGCGTTGACTGGACAGTAGATATGGCAGAAGCCAGAGCCAGACTAGGAAAAGACATGAAAGTTCAAGGGAATATGGATCCCGGCACCCTCTTCGGCACCCCCGAATTTATCCAAGCCAGAATCCATGACACCGTCAAAAAAGCAGGAAATCAAGGACATATCATGAACCTTGGTCATGGCGTATTAGTCGGCACCCCCGAAGACAACGTTAGAGTCTTCTTTGAAACCGCCAAAAGCATCCGTTACTAA